In one window of Chelmon rostratus isolate fCheRos1 chromosome 19, fCheRos1.pri, whole genome shotgun sequence DNA:
- the LOC121623551 gene encoding uncharacterized protein LOC121623551, whose product MGQNRMASTLPAEAACGNSVTDMGPDESVLILIKHCRDMKQQETRLRLITLLLLLTCMALFIFNTGVGLRQRESTGASGQESAAEQSLDYAKEEKVCATGTPPTNLKQHINLRSVATDNKGDGVYIKWDVMLGERYDPEKRAIVILETGVYFVYLRIALNCLGGDRDGNFKRFYVQLHTWNKGYNKTVTLTEAWDSIACTPQGSRSFFVGQLFELLKDDHVSVWIGVGYEHITKSSFGAYLIENRP is encoded by the exons ATGGGACAGAATCGAATGGCAAGCACTCTGCCAGCTGAAGCTGCCTGTGGGAATTCAGTGACAGACATGGGCCCGGACGAGTCTGTGCTCATCCTTATCAAACACTGCCGCGACATGAAGCAACAGGAGACGCGCCTCAGACTCATcactctgcttctgctgctcacCTGTATGGCGTTGTTCATTTTCAACACTGGTGTAGGTTTAAGGCAACGTGAAAGCACTGGAGCCAGCGGACAAGAG AGCGCAGCTGAGCAAAGTCTAGACTACGCCAAGGAAGAAAAAGTGTGTGCAACAG GTACTCCTCCAACAAACctaaaacagcacattaatCTCA GGTCTGTCGCTACAGACAACAAGGGCGATGGAGTATACATCAAATGGGATGTCATGTTGGGTGAAAGATATGACCCGGAGAAACGTGCCATTGTGATTCTTGAGACAGGCGTctattttgtgtatttgagGATTGCTTTAAACTGCCTTGGAGGGGACAGAGACGGAAACTTCAAGAGGTTCTATGTACAGCTGCACACCTGGAACAAAGGGTACAACAAGACCGTAACCCTGACGGAGGCCTGGGACAGCATAGCATGCACTCCACAGGGGTCCCGGAGTTTCTTTGTGGGGCAGCTTTTTGAGTTGTTGAAGGATGATCATGTAAGTGTGTGGATTGGAGTGGGCTACGAACACATCACAAAGTCATCATTTGGTGCTTATCTTATAGAGAATAGGCCTTGA